One window from the genome of Oryctolagus cuniculus chromosome 1, mOryCun1.1, whole genome shotgun sequence encodes:
- the CST6 gene encoding cystatin-M yields the protein MARPNLALAMGLALLAFCLLALPGDAWAWPRERRTGERQNLSPSDPQVKKAAQAAVAGYNMGNNSPYFFRDTKVIKAQSQLVAGIKYYLTMDLGSTACRKSMVTGDHVDLTTCPLAAGVEEEKLRCDFEILVVPWQNSSKLLKQDCVPL from the exons ATGGCGCGTCCGAACCTCGCACTGGCcatgggcctggccctgctcgccTTCTGCCTGCTGGCGCTGCCCGGGGACGCCTGGGCCTGGCCCCGGGAGCGCAGAACCGGAGAGCGCCAGAACCTGTCGCCCAGCGACCCGCAGGTGAAGAAGGCGGCGCAGGCGGCCGTGGCCGGGTACAACATGGGCAACAACAGCCCCTACTTCTTCCGCGACACCAAAGTCATCAAGGCGCAGAGCCAG CTGGTGGCAGGCATCAAGTACTACCTGACCATGGACCTGGGCAGCACAGCCTGCAGGAAGAGCATGGTCACTGGAGACCACGTGGACCTCACCACCTGCCCCTTGGCTGCAGGGGTAGAGGAGGAG AAGCTGCGCTGTGACTTCGAGATCTTGGTCGTCCCCTGGCAGAACTCCTCCAAACTGCTGAAGCAGGACTGTGTGCCACTGTGA